One window of the Natronomonas marina genome contains the following:
- a CDS encoding flavin-containing monooxygenase: MSEEVDRTEATAAETPADADYDAVVVGAGFSGLYMLHRLRELGLSVRVYEKGDGVGGTWYWNRYPGARCDSESHIYCYSFSEELYEEWEWTERYPEQPEILEYLEFAADRLDLRDDIAFGTEVTRASYDEDSATWTVETADGDRVETRFFVSAVGCLSEPFKPDFDGLETFEGEWYHTARWPHEGVELDGKRVGVVGTGSTGIQFISASASRAGHLTVFQRTPNYAVPARNRPLDDEEYDEIRDRYDDIWERARNSRLGMPFEPDRNSARGLSDDEIRDLLEERWQQGGFRFLHAFEPGHVLSNAETNEVISEFIRERIRERVDDPETAEKLVPTDHPYGAKRPPMDYGDYYGTYNREDVSLVDVDANPIAEVTPDGVRTTADHYDLDVLVFATGFDAMTGALLAMDIRGRDGLPLESKWEGGPTTYLGLGVHGFPNLFTITGPQSPSVLTNMPMSIEQHVEWIADCIAYMDRNGYDRIEPTETAERQWVSQTNMLADNMLFSEADSWYRGENVPDKPNVFTPFPGGLEMYRGICERVAEDDYDGFELRRAADAPAVER, encoded by the coding sequence GTGTCTGAGGAGGTCGACCGGACCGAAGCGACCGCGGCGGAGACGCCCGCCGACGCCGACTACGACGCCGTCGTCGTCGGAGCGGGCTTTTCGGGGCTGTACATGCTGCATCGGCTCCGGGAACTGGGGCTTTCGGTGCGCGTCTACGAGAAGGGCGACGGCGTCGGCGGGACGTGGTACTGGAACCGCTACCCCGGCGCCCGCTGCGACAGTGAGAGCCACATCTACTGTTACTCCTTCTCCGAAGAGCTCTACGAGGAGTGGGAGTGGACCGAGCGCTACCCCGAACAGCCCGAGATTCTGGAGTACCTCGAGTTCGCCGCCGACCGACTCGACCTCCGGGACGACATCGCCTTCGGGACTGAGGTCACCCGGGCGAGCTACGACGAGGACTCGGCGACGTGGACCGTCGAGACGGCCGACGGCGACCGCGTCGAGACGCGCTTTTTCGTCAGCGCCGTCGGCTGTCTCTCCGAACCGTTCAAACCCGACTTCGACGGTCTCGAAACCTTCGAGGGTGAGTGGTACCACACCGCCCGGTGGCCCCACGAGGGCGTCGAACTCGACGGCAAGCGCGTCGGCGTCGTCGGCACGGGTTCGACCGGCATCCAGTTCATCTCGGCCAGCGCCTCGCGTGCCGGCCACCTGACCGTCTTCCAGCGGACGCCGAACTACGCCGTCCCCGCGCGGAACCGCCCGCTCGACGACGAGGAGTACGACGAGATACGCGACCGCTACGACGACATCTGGGAGCGGGCCCGCAACTCCCGGCTCGGGATGCCGTTCGAACCGGACCGAAACTCCGCCCGTGGACTCTCCGACGACGAGATACGGGACCTCCTGGAGGAACGCTGGCAGCAGGGCGGCTTCCGGTTCCTCCACGCCTTCGAACCCGGTCACGTACTGTCGAACGCCGAGACCAACGAGGTCATCTCGGAGTTCATCCGCGAAAGGATCCGCGAGCGGGTCGACGACCCCGAAACCGCCGAGAAACTGGTCCCGACCGACCACCCCTACGGCGCCAAGCGCCCGCCGATGGACTACGGCGACTACTACGGGACCTACAACCGCGAGGACGTCTCGCTGGTCGACGTCGACGCGAACCCGATAGCGGAAGTCACGCCCGACGGCGTCCGGACGACGGCCGACCACTACGACCTCGACGTGCTGGTCTTTGCGACGGGGTTCGACGCGATGACCGGCGCACTGTTAGCGATGGACATCCGGGGGCGAGACGGCCTGCCGCTCGAATCGAAGTGGGAGGGCGGTCCCACGACGTACCTCGGTCTCGGCGTCCACGGCTTCCCGAACCTCTTCACCATCACCGGGCCACAGAGCCCCTCCGTGCTGACGAACATGCCGATGTCCATCGAACAGCACGTCGAGTGGATAGCCGACTGCATCGCCTACATGGACCGGAACGGCTACGACCGCATCGAACCGACCGAAACGGCCGAACGGCAGTGGGTCTCCCAGACCAACATGCTGGCCGACAACATGCTGTTCTCGGAGGCCGACTCGTGGTACCGCGGCGAGAACGTCCCCGACAAGCCGAACGTCTTCACGCCGTTCCCCGGCGGACTGGAGATGTACCGCGGCATCTGCGAACGGGTCGCCGAGGACGACTACGACGGCTTCGAACTCCGGCGGGCCGCCGACGCACCGGCGGTCGAACGGTAG
- a CDS encoding peptidylprolyl isomerase → MSDNPTVTLGTTHGEVTIELFADRAPRTVENFLGLARHDPAADADPAPDTNTWEDPESGETRGDSLYEGAVFHRIIEGFMIQGGDPTGTGRGGPGYEFDDEFHDDLTHDGPGVLSMANSGPDTNGSQFFITLDAQSHLDGRHAVFGEVVDGMDVVEEIGSLPTDRNDQPREEVAIESVHVDE, encoded by the coding sequence ATGAGCGACAACCCGACCGTCACGCTGGGGACGACCCACGGCGAGGTCACTATCGAACTGTTCGCCGACCGAGCGCCCCGCACCGTCGAGAACTTCCTCGGACTGGCCCGGCACGACCCCGCCGCCGACGCCGACCCCGCGCCGGACACGAACACCTGGGAGGACCCCGAGAGCGGCGAAACTCGCGGCGACTCGCTGTACGAGGGCGCGGTGTTCCACCGGATCATCGAGGGGTTCATGATCCAGGGCGGGGACCCGACCGGCACCGGCCGCGGCGGTCCCGGCTACGAGTTCGACGACGAGTTCCACGACGATCTCACCCACGACGGTCCCGGAGTCCTCTCGATGGCCAACTCCGGGCCGGACACTAACGGCAGCCAGTTCTTCATCACCCTGGACGCCCAGTCCCATCTGGACGGCCGCCACGCCGTCTTCGGCGAGGTCGTCGACGGCATGGACGTCGTCGAGGAGATCGGCTCGCTGCCGACGGACCGCAACGACCAGCCCCGCGAGGAGGTCGCCATCGAGTCCGTCCACGTCGACGAGTAA
- a CDS encoding anthranilate phosphoribosyltransferase, whose amino-acid sequence MAKATEKYGEWPLQRLMTEVVGSGHKSADDMTREQAAEAFRRIVDGVPDPTTLGAFWLANRWKRNTPEELGAFVNVMSEDVETASPDCDPVDCGANYDGKGRSAIFGVAAGLVAAAAGTPVVAHSGDRVPTQKQDAYKHVLEELGVRTDLAPAESAAMTDEVGFGFYYQPNFAPAIDALAERREKMGVRTFVNTIETLANPAEASTHLGSFYHLPYAKRIIDTFGESETATVDRVVMFQGMEGYDDVRPGSTKVAVWNEGEEMDDFDIETPEYGMDFESEDLAVEDVAADSAEITEAVLEGEREDRFADAVAVNAALRVYAGGDADDVRGGLRQAREVLESGAAAERLEALRSF is encoded by the coding sequence ATGGCGAAAGCGACAGAGAAGTACGGCGAGTGGCCGCTGCAACGGCTGATGACGGAGGTCGTCGGCTCCGGGCACAAGTCCGCCGACGACATGACCCGCGAGCAGGCCGCCGAGGCGTTCCGACGCATCGTCGACGGGGTGCCGGACCCGACGACGCTGGGGGCCTTCTGGCTGGCGAACCGCTGGAAGCGAAACACGCCCGAGGAACTGGGCGCCTTCGTCAACGTGATGAGCGAGGACGTCGAGACGGCGTCGCCGGACTGCGACCCCGTCGACTGCGGCGCCAACTACGACGGAAAGGGCCGCAGCGCCATCTTCGGCGTCGCGGCCGGTCTCGTCGCCGCCGCGGCCGGCACGCCCGTCGTCGCCCACTCCGGGGACCGCGTCCCGACACAGAAACAGGACGCCTACAAGCACGTCCTCGAGGAACTCGGCGTCCGGACGGACCTGGCGCCCGCCGAATCCGCCGCGATGACCGACGAGGTGGGCTTTGGCTTCTACTACCAGCCCAACTTCGCGCCCGCAATCGACGCCCTCGCGGAGCGCCGCGAGAAGATGGGCGTCCGCACGTTCGTCAACACCATCGAGACGCTGGCCAACCCCGCCGAGGCGTCGACGCATCTGGGCTCCTTCTATCACCTCCCCTATGCCAAGCGCATCATCGACACCTTCGGGGAGAGCGAGACGGCCACCGTCGACCGCGTCGTCATGTTCCAGGGCATGGAGGGGTACGACGACGTCCGGCCGGGGTCGACGAAGGTGGCCGTCTGGAACGAGGGCGAGGAGATGGACGACTTCGACATCGAGACCCCCGAGTACGGGATGGACTTCGAGAGCGAGGACCTCGCTGTCGAGGACGTGGCCGCCGACTCCGCCGAAATCACCGAGGCGGTGCTCGAAGGCGAGCGGGAGGACCGCTTCGCCGACGCCGTCGCGGTCAACGCCGCGCTCCGGGTCTACGCGGGCGGCGACGCCGACGACGTTCGCGGCGGTCTCCGGCAGGCCCGCGAGGTCCTCGAGAGCGGTGCGGCCGCGGAGCGACTCGAGGCGTTGCGGTCGTTCTGA